One window of Deltaproteobacteria bacterium genomic DNA carries:
- the gap gene encoding type I glyceraldehyde-3-phosphate dehydrogenase, translating to MAIRVAINGFGRIGRNVFRASLGNKKIEFVAVNDLTSPEALAHLLKYDSILGPLEAKIKVKKNAIVVDGKEIRVLSERNPAVLPWKDLKVDVLVESTGLFRDRTSACKHLDAGAKRVIITAPAKEPDVTIVLGVNEKMYNPKKHHIISNASCTTNCLAPVAKVLLDNFGVVKGLMTTVHAYTGDQRLLDFPHKDLRRARAAAMSIIPTTTGAARAVSLVLPQLKGKLDGMAMRVPTPNVSVVDLVVVTKKKATIEAVNAAMKEASKKGLKGILQYVDEPLVSRDFNGCAYSSSFDAALTSVIDGNMVKVISWYDNEWGYSCRVRDLIQFVSKKR from the coding sequence ATGGCGATCCGGGTGGCAATCAACGGCTTCGGAAGAATCGGGAGAAATGTTTTCAGGGCGTCCCTGGGGAACAAGAAGATCGAATTTGTGGCGGTCAACGATCTGACCAGCCCTGAAGCGCTGGCACATCTTTTGAAGTACGACTCGATCCTGGGACCTCTGGAAGCGAAGATCAAGGTCAAGAAAAATGCTATTGTGGTGGACGGGAAGGAGATCCGGGTTCTCAGCGAGCGGAACCCGGCCGTCCTTCCCTGGAAGGACCTGAAGGTCGATGTCCTGGTAGAGTCCACGGGACTTTTCCGGGACCGAACCTCCGCCTGCAAGCATTTGGATGCAGGGGCAAAGCGGGTAATCATCACTGCTCCGGCGAAGGAGCCGGATGTGACGATTGTCCTCGGGGTGAACGAGAAGATGTACAACCCGAAGAAACACCATATCATCTCGAATGCCTCCTGTACGACCAACTGTCTTGCCCCGGTGGCCAAGGTGCTCCTCGACAACTTCGGAGTCGTCAAGGGGTTGATGACGACGGTACATGCTTATACGGGGGACCAGCGACTCCTCGATTTCCCGCACAAGGATTTGCGCCGGGCACGGGCGGCCGCGATGTCGATCATCCCGACGACGACGGGGGCGGCCCGGGCGGTTTCGCTGGTGCTGCCGCAGTTAAAGGGAAAACTCGATGGAATGGCCATGCGGGTCCCGACGCCGAATGTCTCTGTGGTGGATCTCGTGGTGGTCACCAAAAAGAAGGCCACCATCGAGGCGGTGAATGCCGCCATGAAGGAGGCCTCGAAAAAAGGGCTCAAAGGGATCTTGCAGTATGTTGATGAGCCGCTGGTCTCCAGGGATTTCAACGGCTGCGCCTACTCCTCCAGTTTTGATGCAGCCCTTACCTCGGTGATTGATGGAAATATGGTGAAAGTAATTTCCTGGTACGACAATGAGTGGGGCTACTCTTGTCGGGTAAGGGATTTGATCCAGTTCGTTTCCAAAAAAAGGTAA